The genomic interval ACCTGCGCGAGGCGTTCTGCCTGACGTTCGTCCGGGACCCGGACGAGGAGGCGGTGCTGCGCCGGTTCGGCGTCGACCCGACCAGCCTCCGGTCGCTGACCGGCCTGGCCGGGATCGGCGAGCTGCCGTTCGACCACCTCGTGCTGGCCGGCCGACTCGACGGCTGGGTCTTCGTGCTGGAGGAGAACGGCTTCGAGGGAAGCCGGACCGAGGTGCTGCGGGCCGTCTCCGCCGGCACCGAGGCGGTGTCGGTCTACACCAACGTCAACGGCAACCAGCGGTTCGCGCACGCCGTGCGGAGTCTGCTGCGCACCGGGTTCGACCCGGGTTCGCCGGTACGACGCTGGGGCGAGGCACCGGACGCCCTGGTGCCGTTGATGCGCCAGGTGGGCCTGCCCGACACCGGCGACGCCGGTTGGTCCAGCGGCGGGCTGGAGGCCGCGCTGCGCCTCGCCGACCTGGTCACCGGCGTGCATCTCGCCGCCGACCGGCTGACCGGGCCGCTGACCACCGGCCGGCTGGTGCCGCTGCTCTCCGATCCGCCCGCGCTGCCGAGCTGGATGCTCCGGGACGACCACGAGCTGCTGACCGCGATCACCTCCGCCCGGCCCGAGCTGCTGCGCCGGGTGGTGGCGGCCGAGGCGCGGCGGCGCGCCGACGAAGCGGGGATCACCGTGGAGCCGGTGGTTGCGCAGGCGCTGGCCGAGGTGGACCGGGGTGAGACGCGCCGCGTGCCGGACGACTCGGCGCTCGGCCTGCTGCTGCGCGAGCTGGCCTGCCAGGCCGACGTCGCCGGCACCTCGCTGGCACTGCCGACCCAGCGGGGTCGGCTGACGGACGCGCAGCGGCAGCAGGCGTTCCTGCGGCACGCGGCCGGGCTGGCGGTGCTGGCGGCACTCTGCCCCGACCCGGTCCGGGCCGCCTACCAGGTGCTCGGCTGGGTGACCCCGGCTCGTGACCCGGCCCGGGTCGCCCGACGGGCGCGGTTGCTCAGCGCGCTACGGGGCTGACCGACCCCGATCCGGGCCGGGGTCGCGGCCAGCGTCGGACCCACCCCGTATGGTGTACGGTGTTCTTTGTCGTACACCATACGGAAATTGGGGGAATCCATGGCGGCCGACGACATCGTCA from Plantactinospora sp. BC1 carries:
- a CDS encoding DUF6461 domain-containing protein; translated protein: MADYEWLDEHHLREAFCLTFVRDPDEEAVLRRFGVDPTSLRSLTGLAGIGELPFDHLVLAGRLDGWVFVLEENGFEGSRTEVLRAVSAGTEAVSVYTNVNGNQRFAHAVRSLLRTGFDPGSPVRRWGEAPDALVPLMRQVGLPDTGDAGWSSGGLEAALRLADLVTGVHLAADRLTGPLTTGRLVPLLSDPPALPSWMLRDDHELLTAITSARPELLRRVVAAEARRRADEAGITVEPVVAQALAEVDRGETRRVPDDSALGLLLRELACQADVAGTSLALPTQRGRLTDAQRQQAFLRHAAGLAVLAALCPDPVRAAYQVLGWVTPARDPARVARRARLLSALRG